The Brachyhypopomus gauderio isolate BG-103 chromosome 2, BGAUD_0.2, whole genome shotgun sequence genome contains a region encoding:
- the LOC143484195 gene encoding glutamine-rich protein 2-like, producing MSADICLFDLVNLSIGTPEAGAVNFNALHTLLHSILDHLKIKNLTVELREWDVGQDPRDTKTSLPREGPSPYHCMTDRLLEVERKIVALERLPSAKELLSGGASGTITSVNDIWQLMQLRRKVETNEEGVSKCMTLIQDLIQVIQGLKETRDNLKKEVGDLQNQLSQVNVDQLDCRITVVEQYCHLVDDLDSFTRELREKVALYPHPEEFSQCVTWEVMQATLVNNRQKMKKDRKDTPLNPMGSPTVGPPGMSDSTSWTSPDLGGSCGVPLPRPLMTSINSLAERYPETVEALRDIGWLLERHEGLEARVEHLERGKTDRAQVQQLTETHMGEISTPENTLEQVNDLKTLIETVMEVKQKVSKLEHFMDTVRVSVRPDLGEVVTQSESWSSQDHGGISDPHQLQQQCHQIANLRQGVQQLEEEVGKLKKDLMALKVEQKSSADKAMQDQLDSLRSNLEDLMTSSPAMLSWSLQREGSDVDPGQEGLGHRWGPAAGRGSPGGPSGQAGPTSPSSMVDLSRKMSQLFQRYEKLHGMVTGFIKQESDRTEQSIGISLSSSPPELISHIQGAVLQLQLECEKLHSTTSQLMEAHVQKQSHIDHLYQTMQELEEKKADKEKVEMEIGAKADKRALESKVSRLQYDAMTEQLNGMFQELLNKVTGHEQDWHKVIEKISKEMECKLNRIELDPLKKQLEDRWKSIHTQLQTQPAPDHDDAAGLRKQLVEKFHCISCDRPVNIVTPGPPILTVPFTPRLPSRWSSGLHTVYELEHIRQRNRSQRVTERADYGYLPISRSCGGRHTLTSPTQRYSRLRCITRMTQTEDDHLVQPEEVDILGLDGHIYKGRLNSRAVETVESRLLTQGRQRSAELLSDTEKHQKWDQPQVSSAPSECQDTMQPLEEVPDSHNTTIKL from the exons ATGTCAGCCGACATATGTTTATTTGATTTGGTGAACCTATCCATCGGCACACCAGAAGCTGGGGCTGTTAACTTCAACGCCTTGCACACTTtgctgcactcaattttggatCACCTGAAGATAAAAAACCTGACAGTTGAACTGAGGGAATGGGACGTGGGCCAGGACCCCCGAGATACCAAGACGTCCTTACCACgggaaggcccaagtccgtaccACTGCATGACGGACAGGCTACTCGAGGTGGAGAGGAAGATAGTCGCTCTAGAGAGACTCCCAAGCGCCAAGGAGCTTCTGAGTGGCGGAGCTTCGGGGACCATCACATCGGTGAACGACATATGGCAGCTGATGCAACTACGTCGAAAAGTGGAAACTAACGAAGAGGGAGTGTCCAAG TGTATGACACTTATACAAGACTTAATACAAGTGATTCAGGGATTGAAGGAGACCAGAGATAACCTGAAGAAGGAAGTCGGGGACCTTCAGAATCAACTCAGCCAG GTTAATGTCGACCAGTTGGATTGTAGAATCACTGTCGTGGAGcaatactgccacctagtggacgACCTGGACAGTTTCACG cGAGAGCTGAGGGAGAAGGTGGCGCTCTACCCTCACCCTGAAGAGTTCAGCCAGTGTGTGACATGGGAGGTTATGCAGGCCACTCTTGTCAATAACAGACAAAAGATGAAGAAG GATCGGAAGGATACACCTTTGAACCCAATGGGCTCACCCACAGTGGGTCCACCTGGCATGTCGGACTCCACCAGCTGGACGAGCCCAGATCTTGGGGGTTCCTGTGGGGTTCCCTTGCCTCGCCCGCTCATGACGTCAATCAACAGTTTGGCTGAGCGCTACCCAGAAACGGTGGAAGCCCTGAGAGACATCGGCTGGTTACTTGAGAGGCACGAGGGTCTGGAGGCCCGTGTGGAACACCTGGAGAGGGGCAAGACAGACCGGGCCCAGGTCCAGCAGCTCACGGAGACACACATGG GAGAAATATCCACACCAGAAAATACACTTGAGCAAGTGAATGATCTCAAGACTCTGATTGAGACTGTAATGGAAGTTAAACAGAAG GTGTCCAAGTTGGAGCACTTTATGGATACAGTGCGTGTGTCAGTACGTCCAGACCTAGGTGAGGTGGTGACTCAGTCTGAGTCATGGAGTAGTCAGGATCATGGCGGTATCAGTGATCCCCATCAGCTGCAGCAACAGTGTCACCAGATAGCCAACCTCAG gcAAGGTGTGCAGCAGCTGGAAGAGGAGGTGGGAAAGCTGAAGAAAGATCTGATGGCTCTCAAGGTGGAGCAGAAGAGCAGTGCGGATAAAGCCATGCAGGATCAG CTAGATAGCCTCCGATCCAATCTGGAGGATCTGATGACATCATCGCCCGCTATGCTGTCATGGAGTCTGCAGCGGGAGGGGTCTGATGTAGACCCAGGGCAGGAGGGCCTGGGTCATCGCTGGGGTCCGGCAGCAGGTCGGGGAAGCCCAGGTGGTCCCTCAGGTCAGGCTGGGCCCACGAGCCCCTCCTCCATGGTGGATCTGAGCAGGAAGATGAGCCAGCTGTTCCAGCGATATGAGAAGCTGCATGGCATGGTCACTGGCTTCATTAAGCAGGAGAGTGACAGGACAGAGCAGAGCATTGGCATA tctctctcctccagtCCTCCAGAGTTAATAAGCCATATTCAGGGTGCTGTTCTGCAGCTCCAGTTGGAGTGTGAGAAGCTGCACAGCACGACCAGCCAGCTGATGGAGGCCCACGTCCAGAAACAGAGCCACATCGAC CACCTGTACCAGACCATGCAGGAACTGGAAGAGAAGAAGGCAGacaaggagaaggtggagatggagatcgGTGCT AAAGCTGACAAACGGGCCCTGGAGTCCAAGGTCAGCCGATTACAGTATGACGCCATGACGGAACAGCTGAACGGGATGTTTCAGGAGCTTCTGAACAAGGTCACGGGCCATGAGCAGGACTGGCATAAGGTGATCGAGAAGATCTCCAAAGAGATGGAGTGCAAG TTGAATCGTATCGAGCTGGACCCCTTGAAGAAACAGCTAGAGGATCGCTGGAAAAGTATCCATACCCAGCTGCAGACCCAGCCGGCCCCCGACCACGATGACGCTGCTGGCCTGAGAAA GCAGCTTGTGGAGAAGTTCCACTGCATCTCCTGTGATCGGCCTGTCAACATCGTGACTCCTGGACC GCCCATCTTGACGGTACCTTTCACACCCAGGCTGCCCTCTCGCTGGTCAAGCGGGCTCCACACAGTGTACGAGTTGGAGCATATACGTCAGCGCAACAGGAG CCAACGCGTTACGGAGAGGGCTGACTACGGCTACCTGCCCATATCCCGCAGCTGTGGAGGcagacacaccctcacctcccccacgcAGCGCTACAGCCGTCTGCGGTGCATCACCCGCATGACCCAGACTGAAGATGATCACCTGGTTCAG CCAGAGGAGGTGGACATCCTCGGTCTGGACGGACACATCTATAAGGGCCGTCTGAACAGCAGGGCTGTGGAGACCGTGGAGTCTAGACTTCTCACCCAAGGAAG GCAAAGGTCAGCTGAGCTGCTGTCAGACACAGAAAAGCACCAGAAATGGGACCAGCCACAAGTCTCTTCTGCGCCCTCAGAGTGCCAAGACACAATGCAGCCATTAGAAGAAGTCCCAGACAGCCACAATACAACAATAAAGCTCTAA